The stretch of DNA GCTGCACGCCAGAGCGGGCCTGGGTCAGGTCCCACGCCAGAATGGCGGCGGCGCCGGTATCGGCCAGCACCTTGGCGCTGGCTGGGGTGGTTCCCCGCGCCTGTAACTCATAGATGATCTGTTGCGAACCGTTGACCAGAGGCCGAATGGTCAGCAGGGTAAAGCGGCCCGTTTGCAATTCACGCTGCAACTGCCGCGCGAGTGTGGTCTGAATGTCAGCCGGCAGTTTCGATTGCCCAAGCCGCCGCACCATGTCCTCGACGAGTTGGGGACTTTGCAGTAGCTTGCCCACCAGATCCGGGGAAAGGGTCGCCGTTTGCACCGGCAGTCCGGTCACGGTGCCGGCCAAATCAGGCAAGGCCGTGGCGATGACGGCGGTGGCCTGATACACGGGCGCTTGCCGCTTGGACAGGACGTAGCCCAGGCCGGCCAGCAGAACCGCCAGCGCGAGAATCTGCCAGAGTGAGCGCTGGAGGGTTTTTATGATGCTGGCGAGGTGAATTTCCGAGCCAGCAGCGGAGCGAAAGGTGGTCATACAGTCGGAGAACTCCTTACGGGGCGGGAAAACGCGTCGGGCTTGACACAAGCCCGGCGCCAGTTGTGGGGCGCGCAAGAGGGGCTTTGTGTGCAGCATACTGTCCAGGCGCGGTGCCCAATGTCTCGCCGCCCAGCGCGTGCCCGGCGACCACCTGAGGACGGTACGCCCGTCAGCCAAGCACCCTGCGTCTGACCTACTTGTTGCCCCGGGCAGTGAAGACCGCTTGAAGCGTGCCCAGCAAAATGGCGAGATCGCTGCGCCAACCCAGGTCCTGAAAGTACTGCGTGTCGTAGGCGACCTTCTCTTCATCCGAGAGGTCATCACGGCCCCTGATCTGGGCGAGTCCAGTGATGCCCGGCCGCAGCGCTGAGGCGCCACTGGCCTCCCGCAGCGACAGCACTTTGTCCTGGGTCAGCAGGGCGGGGCGCGGCCCCACCAGACTCATGTCGCCCCGCAGGACGTTCCAGAGTTGCGGCAGCTCATCCAAGCTGGTGCGGCGGATAAATTGCCCCACCCGGGTGACCGGCCGAATGCCCAGCCGCTGCAATTCCTCTGTGGACACAGAAGGCGTGTCGGTGCGCATGGAGCGGAACTTATAGATGGCGAAAGGGCGGTGGTCACGCCCCGCTCGCTGCTGCACAAACAGTGCGGGCCCAGGCGAATCCAGGCGAATGGCCAGGGCCACCAGCAGCCCGAGCGGCAGGACCAGCGGCGCGGCCAGGAGGGTCAACCCCAGGTCCAGGGCCCGCTTGAGGACACGCACAGGCCGCGCCGGGCCCTGAATGGGCGCAGGAGTCACCTGTAGCTGCTCCTGCGCCGAGAAAGGCGCGCGCCACTGCAGTTCCTGTTTCGCTCTGGTGATGTCCACCTGCAGGGGTGCCAGCAGTTGCTGGGCCATCTGCCGACGCCCCAGTGCACCCAGGGCCAAGCGCAACGCCGTAGGCGGCACATTCAGCAGGCGCGCTGGTGCGCCGCGCCCCTGGCGCAGCAGTTTAAGGAAGGTCCGTGTGGAGAGCGGCGGGTCTTCCGCGATGACGTAGGTGCGGTTGCGGGCCGCCGGGTGAAGGGCCACAAGCCGGAGAAACGCGGCCAGATTACG from Deinococcus multiflagellatus encodes:
- a CDS encoding hybrid nucleoside-diphosphate sugar epimerase/sugar transferase encodes the protein MKVMVTGANGFIGQQVVAFLAAQGDEVLAVTREPQSGWPAGVRNLRLADVQCQPEQHFAGVNAVVHLAGRAHQTRVRDQAAEWCRMRAVNVELTRHLAQLTFEHSEARFVLVSSIGVHGVTTAPGKLLSERSALRPSSAYAQSKRAAEAVVEDLALAYGGTFVVVRPPLVFGTGAPANFGLLEKAARLPLPLPFGRATAPRASIGVRNLAAFLRLVALHPAARNRTYVIAEDPPLSTRTFLKLLRQGRGAPARLLNVPPTALRLALGALGRRQMAQQLLAPLQVDITRAKQELQWRAPFSAQEQLQVTPAPIQGPARPVRVLKRALDLGLTLLAAPLVLPLGLLVALAIRLDSPGPALFVQQRAGRDHRPFAIYKFRSMRTDTPSVSTEELQRLGIRPVTRVGQFIRRTSLDELPQLWNVLRGDMSLVGPRPALLTQDKVLSLREASGASALRPGITGLAQIRGRDDLSDEEKVAYDTQYFQDLGWRSDLAILLGTLQAVFTARGNK